From the genome of Longispora fulva:
CTGGTGCTCGCCGTGCTGTCCGTGGTGAGCGTCGCCGGCGTGCTGATCTGGATGGACTGGCCGCTGGCCCTGGCCACGCTCGGCTCGTTCCCGTTCCTGCTGCTGCTGTCGGCGTGGTTCCAGCGCCAGTCGGTGATCGCCTACCGGCGGACCCGGGAGAAGATCGCCCTGGTCATCGTCCACTTCGTCGAGTCGATGGGCGGGATCCGGGCGGTGCAGGCGTTCCGCCGCGAGCCGCGCAACCAGCAGATCTTTGACGTGGTGAACGAGGAGTACCGCGACACCAGCAAGAAGGCGTTCCGGCTGATCGCGGTCTACGCGCCCGGCATCCAACTGATCGGCAACGTGACGACGGCCGTGGTGCTCACCTACGGCGGTTACCGGGTGCTGCACGGCCACGCCGACGTCGGGGTGCTCGCCGCGTTCCTGCTCTACCTGCGCCGGTTCTTCGCCCCGATGCAGGAGCTGGCCCAGTTCTACAACTCGCTGCAGTCGGCGACCGCGGCCCTGGAGAAGCTCTCGGGGGTGCTCGACGAGAAGCCCGGCGTCCCCGAGCCCACCGAGCCCACCCCGCTGCCGGCGGCGCACGGCGCGCTGCGGTTCTCGAAGGTCGAGTTCGCCTACCGCCCCGACCGCCCGGTGCTACACCGGCTGGAGCTGGACATCCCGGCCGGCCAGACCGTGGCGGTGGTCGGCGCGACCGGAGCCGGCAAGACGACGATCGCCAAGCTCGTGTCCCGGTTCTACGACCCGACGGCCGGCACGATGACCCTGGACGGCGTCGACCTGCGCCAGATCGGCACGGACGACCTGCGCCGGGCCGTGGTGATGGTGACCCAGGAGAACTTCCTGTTCACCGGCTCGATCGCCGACAACATCGCCTTCGGCAAGCCGGACGCGACCCGTGCGGAGATCGAGGAGGCCGCCGCCGCGATCGGGGCGGACACGTTCATCCGCGGGCTGCCCGACGGGTACGACACCCAGATCCGCAAGCGCGGCGGCCGACTGTCGGCGGGGCAGCGGCAGCTCGTGGCGTTCGCGCGGGCGTTCCTCGCCGACCCGGCGGTGCTGATCCTCGACGAGGCGACGAGTTCGTTGGACATCCCGAGCGAGCGGGCCGTGCAGCGGGCGCTGCGCACCATCCTCGCGGACCGCACGGCGATCGTGATCGCGCACCGGCTGTCGACGGTGGAGATCGCGGACCGGGTGCTGGTGCTGGAGGCGGGGCGGATCGTGGAGGACGGGTCACCGGCGGAGCTGATCACGGATGGTGGTCGGTACGCCACGCTGCACTCGCAGTGGGCGGATTCCCTGGTGTGATTGGACCCGCTGAGAGCGACGATGCGCGCGTTGTCGTGCCGGAGGCGTGCCAACATGCACAGCGCCTCCCCGCTCTCAGCGGGCCACTGCGCCTTAGATCAAGTTCTTAGAAGTCCCCGCCGCCACCGAAGTCGCCCCCGCCGCCCCAGTCCCCGCCGCCGCCCCAGTCGCCACCGCCGCCGGAGTCCGACCACGAGCCGATGTCCTGGCCGCCGCCGTCGCTGGGGTCGCCGCCCCAGTCGCCCTGGTCCTGGCCGGCTTCGAGGCCCTGCTGGTAGCCGTCGCCGTACCCGTCGCCGTAGGCGCTGTAGCCCGGGTCCGCGAACGCCGGGCTGAACAGCGCGTCCATGATCAGGATGGTGCCGAGGGTGCCGGCCCCGGCCACGAGGGCCGTCTTCCACCACGGGGTCGAATACCACCCGCCCGGGGCCGGCCGGCCGTTGACCATGCCGCC
Proteins encoded in this window:
- a CDS encoding ABC transporter ATP-binding protein; translation: MSIDVTQWRGVAAEEDAERTAAESTDRESVRKLRLRSKLLLRSLVRPHRRMIGLAVVLLLVQNFAGMAGPYLVKIGIDTGIPPLVRGEGPQAVIAVGVAFAVAVALEYATKRGFLFLSGKIGQSIVYDLRRRVYDHFQRLSVGFHEKYTSGRVIARSTSDIDAISELVSGGIDDLVLAVLSVVSVAGVLIWMDWPLALATLGSFPFLLLLSAWFQRQSVIAYRRTREKIALVIVHFVESMGGIRAVQAFRREPRNQQIFDVVNEEYRDTSKKAFRLIAVYAPGIQLIGNVTTAVVLTYGGYRVLHGHADVGVLAAFLLYLRRFFAPMQELAQFYNSLQSATAALEKLSGVLDEKPGVPEPTEPTPLPAAHGALRFSKVEFAYRPDRPVLHRLELDIPAGQTVAVVGATGAGKTTIAKLVSRFYDPTAGTMTLDGVDLRQIGTDDLRRAVVMVTQENFLFTGSIADNIAFGKPDATRAEIEEAAAAIGADTFIRGLPDGYDTQIRKRGGRLSAGQRQLVAFARAFLADPAVLILDEATSSLDIPSERAVQRALRTILADRTAIVIAHRLSTVEIADRVLVLEAGRIVEDGSPAELITDGGRYATLHSQWADSLV